Proteins encoded by one window of Cellvibrio sp. KY-GH-1:
- a CDS encoding serine/threonine-protein kinase: MDASTINPSPLLKATNSESVVIPASALPIGEALKEYVINGIIGEGGFGIVYAAQDTLLHRNVAIKEYMPAAIANRLSSAQINLRSVRHQQTFDAGMQGFIEEARLLAQFKHPALVEILRFWEANGTAYMVMPHYSGKTLRNLLRLDRNFASEAWLKSILAPILDATELLHNNSIYHRDIAPDNIVIQDNGQPVLLDLGSARRVIAGMQSALTVVVKPGYAPIEQYTEDTANEQGPWTDIYALGAVLYFSITGSAPSASVSRMMRDSLKLLTPQDHPQFSDGFLAAINRALQLRPMDRFQTISEFRDALNLSTVHTANLSYVSQLIKSVATVDTHDDEITQILTEEEINQFKEKLLITLGSPQKTQQLQSPIPTVEQPLQNQFNENILLNSSNAETKPISSFNDVKQLLEQKPVSVPPKTKENAHPPLGAKHNAVSQTSAQANASATGKLNTKNRTTTIFAIGGAALVAGLFAGGYLFSKDNTEIKPLHVNNSTAAAAPIAAETQIALTSADQNANQISTNISDGAASPSLPATSDLSNASDQTSQSISDLIPPEQGAVTAEFSTAPLADSAQILPSEIGVQNQTNEVTTFEPTTATSTNAASNKKPKPDAPAETARPVAFGTAKLTLLPWGEIWVDEQRYGVSPPVRELSLAPGTYRIELRNPGLPTEIRTLSIKQGENPAIYHNFAVPQQQQQQQPVTAAKPVKTTQAKPQTSAAQPAADSPPAVQSQGEPVATQTAPVITSERTLNIKVQPWGEIFIDGKMAGVIPPLRQLKIAPGEHKLEIRHPSYATKSITISATDSLSQTIEHQFK, from the coding sequence ATGGACGCCAGCACAATAAACCCATCACCATTACTAAAAGCTACTAACAGCGAATCTGTAGTTATTCCTGCATCGGCATTACCTATTGGCGAAGCACTTAAAGAATATGTCATCAACGGCATTATCGGTGAAGGTGGATTCGGAATCGTCTATGCAGCACAAGACACACTGCTACACCGTAATGTAGCTATCAAAGAGTACATGCCGGCAGCCATCGCCAACAGACTTTCATCTGCACAAATTAATTTACGCTCAGTGCGCCACCAACAGACTTTTGATGCTGGCATGCAAGGTTTTATTGAAGAAGCGCGCCTACTTGCACAATTCAAACACCCGGCACTGGTAGAAATTTTGCGATTTTGGGAAGCCAATGGCACCGCCTATATGGTGATGCCGCACTACTCCGGAAAGACACTCCGCAACCTGCTGCGACTGGATCGCAACTTTGCGTCAGAAGCATGGTTGAAAAGCATTTTGGCTCCCATTCTGGATGCCACTGAACTCCTGCATAACAACAGTATTTATCATCGCGACATAGCGCCTGACAATATTGTGATTCAAGACAATGGACAACCGGTACTACTGGATTTAGGTTCGGCGCGACGGGTTATTGCGGGCATGCAAAGTGCGTTAACGGTTGTGGTAAAGCCTGGCTATGCACCTATCGAACAATACACTGAAGATACTGCAAATGAGCAGGGCCCCTGGACGGACATCTATGCATTGGGCGCAGTATTATATTTTTCTATTACCGGTTCGGCGCCTAGTGCATCTGTATCACGGATGATGCGCGACTCTTTAAAACTCTTGACACCTCAAGACCATCCGCAATTTAGTGACGGGTTTCTAGCCGCCATTAATCGGGCCCTGCAATTGCGACCGATGGATCGCTTTCAAACTATCTCCGAATTTCGCGACGCATTGAATCTCAGCACGGTGCATACCGCTAATCTCTCATATGTTTCGCAATTAATTAAAAGTGTTGCGACCGTGGACACGCACGATGATGAGATCACGCAAATACTGACAGAAGAAGAAATTAATCAGTTTAAAGAAAAGCTTTTAATTACGCTTGGATCACCACAAAAAACTCAACAGCTTCAATCGCCAATACCAACAGTAGAACAACCGCTTCAAAATCAATTTAACGAAAATATTCTGCTGAATAGCTCCAACGCTGAAACAAAACCTATCAGTAGCTTCAATGATGTAAAGCAGCTGTTGGAACAAAAGCCTGTGAGTGTTCCGCCCAAAACAAAAGAAAATGCTCACCCACCCCTTGGCGCCAAGCACAACGCAGTAAGCCAAACATCCGCGCAGGCAAATGCCTCAGCCACGGGAAAACTCAACACAAAAAATAGAACGACTACCATTTTCGCGATAGGTGGTGCAGCTCTGGTGGCAGGATTGTTTGCAGGCGGCTACTTATTCAGTAAAGACAATACTGAAATAAAGCCACTGCATGTGAACAATTCAACCGCAGCGGCAGCGCCTATAGCAGCAGAAACTCAAATAGCGTTAACTTCAGCGGACCAGAACGCAAACCAAATCTCAACAAACATATCCGACGGCGCAGCATCGCCGTCACTACCGGCGACTTCCGACCTAAGCAACGCATCGGATCAAACCTCGCAATCAATTAGCGACCTTATCCCGCCGGAACAAGGCGCCGTAACGGCAGAATTTAGCACTGCGCCACTAGCGGATTCGGCCCAAATTCTCCCTTCGGAAATTGGTGTCCAAAATCAGACCAACGAAGTAACGACTTTTGAACCCACTACAGCGACAAGCACAAATGCTGCATCGAATAAAAAGCCTAAACCCGATGCCCCCGCGGAAACAGCTAGGCCGGTAGCTTTCGGTACGGCAAAACTTACGCTATTACCTTGGGGCGAAATTTGGGTCGACGAACAGCGCTACGGTGTAAGCCCGCCGGTGCGTGAATTATCACTCGCGCCAGGCACCTACCGGATTGAACTGCGGAACCCCGGCTTACCCACCGAGATACGCACCCTGAGCATTAAACAAGGAGAGAACCCGGCGATCTATCACAACTTTGCTGTACCGCAACAACAACAACAACAACAACCGGTAACTGCCGCGAAACCAGTTAAAACCACACAAGCCAAGCCCCAAACATCCGCAGCGCAACCAGCGGCAGACTCACCGCCCGCAGTTCAATCGCAGGGAGAACCTGTTGCAACCCAAACCGCACCGGTAATTACCAGTGAACGCACCTTGAACATCAAAGTGCAACCTTGGGGTGAAATTTTTATCGATGGGAAAATGGCGGGCGTCATCCCACCACTGCGACAACTAAAAATTGCCCCGGGCGAGCATAAGTTGGAAATTCGCCATCCGAGTTATGCGACCAAAAGCATAACAATCAGCGCTACTGATTCTTTATCACAGACAATAGAACATCAATTTAAATAA